One stretch of Ipomoea triloba cultivar NCNSP0323 chromosome 8, ASM357664v1 DNA includes these proteins:
- the LOC116027724 gene encoding probable glutathione peroxidase 8: protein MASDLTKSVYDFIVKDAKGNDVHLNIYKGKVLLIVNVASKCGMTNSNYTELNQLYDKYRHQGLEILAFPCNQFGEEEPGSNDQILDFVCTRFKSEFPVFGKIEVNGENASPLYKYMKLGKWGIFGDDIQWNFAKFLVDQKGQLVDRYYPTTSPLTIERDVQKLLGSI, encoded by the exons ATGGCAAGCGATTTGACCAAATCTGTCTACGACTTCATCGTTAAG GATGCAAAAGGCAACGATGTACATCTCAACATCTATAAGGGAAAAGTCCTCCTAATTGTCAACGTTGCTTCCAAGtg TGGGATGACGAACTCAAACTACACTGAGCTCAATCAATTGTACGACAAGTACAGACACCAAG GCCTGGAAATACTAGCATTCCCCTGCAATCAGTTTGGTGAGGAGGAACCAGGAAGCAATGATCAGATATTAGATTTTGTTTGCACTCGTTTCAAGTCAGAGTTCCCCGTCTTTGGCAAg ATTGAAGTGAATGGTGAAAATGCTTCTCCCCTTTATAAGTATATGAAATTAGGGAAGTGGGGAATATTTGGAGATGACATTCAGTGGAACTTTGCAAAGTTTCTGGTTGATCAGAAAGGGCAGCTCGTCGATCGCTATTATCCCACAACATCACCCCTTACCATTGAG AGAGATGTACAGAAACTACTAGGAAGTATTTGA